From a region of the Alnus glutinosa chromosome 1, dhAlnGlut1.1, whole genome shotgun sequence genome:
- the LOC133877779 gene encoding RNA demethylase ALKBH10B isoform X2 translates to MAMPSGNVVLSDKMQYPSGGGGGAGGAGGGGGGGEIHQHYQRQWFPDERDGFISWLRGEFAAANAIIDSLCHHLRSVGEPGEYDMVIGCIQQRRCNWNPVLHMQQYFSVAEVVYALQQVAWRRQPRYFEPVKAGGKEFKRSGMGFKQGHRVEEVKEGHNSTVESSHDGNSSIGVVGSEKVERGREKGEEVKLDDKCSALGEERKDTGTKSLANSRFKSSGNSEAMVYGNSQSETKVVEEGCTSNSKENHLNLEKNQNEKPNLATVPKTFAGTEMFEGKAVNVVDGLKEYEKLFDDLEVQKLISLVNDLRAAGKRGQFQGQTYVVSKRPMKGHGRETIQLGLPPEDDNGVGSSKERKIESIPALLQDAIERLVGLQIVTVKPDSCIIDFYNEGDHSQPHKFPDWFGRPVCILFLTDCDMTFGRAIGIDHPGDFRGSLKLSLTPGSLLVMQGKSSNFAQHAIPSLRKQRILVTFTKSLPKKSTPSDGQSLASPAVAQSSHWPPPPSRSPNHIRHPVAQKHYAAVPSTGVLPAPPLRPQIPPPNGIQPVFVTTPIAPAIPFPAPVPLPAPVALPPGSTGWPAAPARHPPPRFPVPGTGVFLPPPGSGNSTPQQLPGTATEVNISAEMASLPEKENGSGKSSHNTSALPKGKAEGKPQRQDCNGSVDGTGSGWAVVKEEQEQSADNVVASQPAGAV, encoded by the exons ATGGCAATGCCATCGGGAAATGTGGTTTTATCGGACAAAATGCAGTATCCAAGCGGTGGTGGAGGGGGTGCCGGTGGTGCTGGTGGCGGTGGAGGCGGGGGTGAGATCCACCAGCACTATCAACGACAATGGTTCCCGGATGAGCGGGACGGGTTTATCTCGTGGCTTCGTGGTGAATTTGCCGCTGCCAATGCAATAATCGACTCTTTGTGTCACCATTTGCGCTCCGTGGGCGAACCGGGCGAGTATGATATGGTTATAGGGTGTATTCAGCAGAGGCGCTGTAATTGGAACCCGGTGCTACATATGCAGCAGTACTTTTCAGTGGCTGAAGTGGTATATGCGCTGCAGCAGGTGGCGTGGAGGAGGCAGCCGCGGTATTTTGAGCCGGTGAAGGCGGGAGGCAAGGAGTTTAAGAGATCTGGTATGGGGTTTAAGCAAGGGCATAGGGTTGAGGAGGTGAAGGAAGGACATAATTCTACTGTAGAGTCTAGTCATGATGGAAATTCATCGATTGGTGTTGTGGGTTCGGAGAAAGtcgagagagggagggagaaaGGGGAGGAAGTTAAGTTGGATGATAAGTGTTCAGCGCTTGGAGAGGAGAGAAAAG ATACTGGCACAAAGTCTCTTGCAAATAGCAGGTTCAAGAGTTCAGGGAATTCTGAAGCAATGGTTTATGGCAACTCACAATCTGAAACCAAGGTGGTAGAAGAAGGATGCacctcaaattccaaag AGAATCATTTGAATTTAGAAAAAAACCAGAATGAGAAGCCGAATCTTGCTACTGTCCCAAAAACGTTTGCTGGCACTGAGATGTTTGAGGGGAAGGCG GTTAATGTAGTTGACGGACTGAAAGAgtatgaaaaattatttgatgATTTGGAAGTTCAAAAACTCATTTCATTGGTAAATGATTTGAGGGCTGCAGGAAAAAGAGGACAATTTCAAG GTCAAACGTATGTGGTCTCAAAGAGGCCTATGAAGGGACATGGAAGAGAGACGATTCAGTTGGGTCTCCCTCCAGAAGATGACAATGGAGTAGGATCCTCTAAAG AGCGGAAAATAGAATCCATCCCTGCCCTGCTACAAGATGCTATTGAACGCTTAGTAGGCTTGCAAATTGTGACTGTGAAGCCAGACTCTTGCATCATTGATTTCTATAATGAG GGTGATCACTCGCAGCCTCACAAGTTTCCAGATTGGTTTGGGAGGCCTGTTTGCATCCTTTTCTTGACAGACTGTGATATGACCTTTGGAAGAGCAATAGGGATCGACCATCCTGGGGATTTTAGAGGCTCTCTCAAGCTTTCTCTTACGCCTGG ATCTCTCTTAGTAATGCAAGGAAAATCCTCAAATTTTGCACAACATGCAATTCCCTCCCTCCGGAAACAAAGAATACTTGTTACTTTCACAAAGTCTCTGCCAAAGAAATCCACACCTAGTGATGGTCAGAGTCTTGCTTCACCTGCAGTAGCCCAATCATCCCACTGGCCTCCACCACCCAGTAGATCTCCCAATCATATTCGCCATCCTGTGGCTCAAAAGCATTATGCTGCTGTTCCTAGTACTGGTGTATTGCCAGCCCCACCTCTTCGTCCTCAAATTCCTCCTCCAAACGGCATCCAACCAGTTTTTGTAACCACTCCCATTGCACCAGCTATTCCTTTTCCTGCACCAGTTCCCCTTCCTGCACCAGTTGCCCTCCCACCTGGTTCGACCGGATGGCCAGCTGCTCCAGCAAGGCATCCTCCACCCCGCTTCCCTGTCCCTGGCACTGGAGTTTTCCTTCCTCCACCAGGTTCTGGTAATTCAACTCCTCAACAGTTACCAGGTACTGCTACTGAAGTGAACATTTCTGCTGAGATGGCTTCCCTacctgaaaaagaaaatggttccGGGAAATCTAGTCATAATACAAGTGCTTTGCCAAAAGGAAAAGCAGAAGGGAAACCACAAAGGCAAGACTGTAATGGAAGCGTGGATGGAACTGGCAGTGGATGGGCAGTGGTGAAGGAAGAACAAGAGCAGAGTGCTGACAATGTTGTGGCAAGCCAGCCAGCCGGAGcagtttag
- the LOC133877779 gene encoding RNA demethylase ALKBH10B isoform X1 codes for MAMPSGNVVLSDKMQYPSGGGGGAGGAGGGGGGGEIHQHYQRQWFPDERDGFISWLRGEFAAANAIIDSLCHHLRSVGEPGEYDMVIGCIQQRRCNWNPVLHMQQYFSVAEVVYALQQVAWRRQPRYFEPVKAGGKEFKRSGMGFKQGHRVEEVKEGHNSTVESSHDGNSSIGVVGSEKVERGREKGEEVKLDDKCSALGEERKADTGTKSLANSRFKSSGNSEAMVYGNSQSETKVVEEGCTSNSKENHLNLEKNQNEKPNLATVPKTFAGTEMFEGKAVNVVDGLKEYEKLFDDLEVQKLISLVNDLRAAGKRGQFQGQTYVVSKRPMKGHGRETIQLGLPPEDDNGVGSSKERKIESIPALLQDAIERLVGLQIVTVKPDSCIIDFYNEGDHSQPHKFPDWFGRPVCILFLTDCDMTFGRAIGIDHPGDFRGSLKLSLTPGSLLVMQGKSSNFAQHAIPSLRKQRILVTFTKSLPKKSTPSDGQSLASPAVAQSSHWPPPPSRSPNHIRHPVAQKHYAAVPSTGVLPAPPLRPQIPPPNGIQPVFVTTPIAPAIPFPAPVPLPAPVALPPGSTGWPAAPARHPPPRFPVPGTGVFLPPPGSGNSTPQQLPGTATEVNISAEMASLPEKENGSGKSSHNTSALPKGKAEGKPQRQDCNGSVDGTGSGWAVVKEEQEQSADNVVASQPAGAV; via the exons ATGGCAATGCCATCGGGAAATGTGGTTTTATCGGACAAAATGCAGTATCCAAGCGGTGGTGGAGGGGGTGCCGGTGGTGCTGGTGGCGGTGGAGGCGGGGGTGAGATCCACCAGCACTATCAACGACAATGGTTCCCGGATGAGCGGGACGGGTTTATCTCGTGGCTTCGTGGTGAATTTGCCGCTGCCAATGCAATAATCGACTCTTTGTGTCACCATTTGCGCTCCGTGGGCGAACCGGGCGAGTATGATATGGTTATAGGGTGTATTCAGCAGAGGCGCTGTAATTGGAACCCGGTGCTACATATGCAGCAGTACTTTTCAGTGGCTGAAGTGGTATATGCGCTGCAGCAGGTGGCGTGGAGGAGGCAGCCGCGGTATTTTGAGCCGGTGAAGGCGGGAGGCAAGGAGTTTAAGAGATCTGGTATGGGGTTTAAGCAAGGGCATAGGGTTGAGGAGGTGAAGGAAGGACATAATTCTACTGTAGAGTCTAGTCATGATGGAAATTCATCGATTGGTGTTGTGGGTTCGGAGAAAGtcgagagagggagggagaaaGGGGAGGAAGTTAAGTTGGATGATAAGTGTTCAGCGCTTGGAGAGGAGAGAAAAG CAGATACTGGCACAAAGTCTCTTGCAAATAGCAGGTTCAAGAGTTCAGGGAATTCTGAAGCAATGGTTTATGGCAACTCACAATCTGAAACCAAGGTGGTAGAAGAAGGATGCacctcaaattccaaag AGAATCATTTGAATTTAGAAAAAAACCAGAATGAGAAGCCGAATCTTGCTACTGTCCCAAAAACGTTTGCTGGCACTGAGATGTTTGAGGGGAAGGCG GTTAATGTAGTTGACGGACTGAAAGAgtatgaaaaattatttgatgATTTGGAAGTTCAAAAACTCATTTCATTGGTAAATGATTTGAGGGCTGCAGGAAAAAGAGGACAATTTCAAG GTCAAACGTATGTGGTCTCAAAGAGGCCTATGAAGGGACATGGAAGAGAGACGATTCAGTTGGGTCTCCCTCCAGAAGATGACAATGGAGTAGGATCCTCTAAAG AGCGGAAAATAGAATCCATCCCTGCCCTGCTACAAGATGCTATTGAACGCTTAGTAGGCTTGCAAATTGTGACTGTGAAGCCAGACTCTTGCATCATTGATTTCTATAATGAG GGTGATCACTCGCAGCCTCACAAGTTTCCAGATTGGTTTGGGAGGCCTGTTTGCATCCTTTTCTTGACAGACTGTGATATGACCTTTGGAAGAGCAATAGGGATCGACCATCCTGGGGATTTTAGAGGCTCTCTCAAGCTTTCTCTTACGCCTGG ATCTCTCTTAGTAATGCAAGGAAAATCCTCAAATTTTGCACAACATGCAATTCCCTCCCTCCGGAAACAAAGAATACTTGTTACTTTCACAAAGTCTCTGCCAAAGAAATCCACACCTAGTGATGGTCAGAGTCTTGCTTCACCTGCAGTAGCCCAATCATCCCACTGGCCTCCACCACCCAGTAGATCTCCCAATCATATTCGCCATCCTGTGGCTCAAAAGCATTATGCTGCTGTTCCTAGTACTGGTGTATTGCCAGCCCCACCTCTTCGTCCTCAAATTCCTCCTCCAAACGGCATCCAACCAGTTTTTGTAACCACTCCCATTGCACCAGCTATTCCTTTTCCTGCACCAGTTCCCCTTCCTGCACCAGTTGCCCTCCCACCTGGTTCGACCGGATGGCCAGCTGCTCCAGCAAGGCATCCTCCACCCCGCTTCCCTGTCCCTGGCACTGGAGTTTTCCTTCCTCCACCAGGTTCTGGTAATTCAACTCCTCAACAGTTACCAGGTACTGCTACTGAAGTGAACATTTCTGCTGAGATGGCTTCCCTacctgaaaaagaaaatggttccGGGAAATCTAGTCATAATACAAGTGCTTTGCCAAAAGGAAAAGCAGAAGGGAAACCACAAAGGCAAGACTGTAATGGAAGCGTGGATGGAACTGGCAGTGGATGGGCAGTGGTGAAGGAAGAACAAGAGCAGAGTGCTGACAATGTTGTGGCAAGCCAGCCAGCCGGAGcagtttag